The Natrarchaeobius halalkaliphilus genomic sequence CGGAACGGCTTCCTCCTCGATTTCGCCATAAAACGAACGAAGAGCGGCTTTCGTTGCCGAGTAGACCACGATCCAGATGACACCGAACAGGATGAGGATTCCGGTGACAGGCTCGACCGGACTGTCAATTTACGAGTGTATGTGTGAAGAAATTATCGATCGAGTACTGTTGGGTAGTGCTGTCCTGGGCGACGCAGCACTGCCCGTGATGAGGAACCACTCCACGACGCAATCTCGAGGATACCGAAGAGAACGTGAGGCGAGAACTCGTCCCGGTGACGAACGTGCGAGAGCGATCCGAGCGAATACGAAACACCGTCGAACCGCGCTACTCGACTCGTTTGTCGGCCAAACGCAACGCATAAGCGATCGACCGTTCACGTCCCTGATATGCAGATGGAGCCGCAGCCGTTCGACCGGGTGCTCTCGTCGATGTGTACGGAACCCCACCCGGTGGCACGCGAGGCGGCCGAACGGTTTCTCGCGACGAACCCCGGGGATCCGGGGACCTATCGGACCGTCTCCGCACTCGAGGACGATGCTATCGCCATCCTGGGCGAGATCGCCGGCCTCGAAGAGCCGGCAGGCTACGTGGCGAGCGGCGGGACGGAAGCGAACGTTCAGGCCGTTCGGATAGCCCGCGAACGTGCCGACGACCGTCGACCGAACGTCGTCATCCCCGACTCCGGTCACTTCAGCTTTCACAAGGCTTCGGACGTTCTCGGCGTCGAGTTGCGGGTCGTTCCGACCGACGACCGCCACCGGGCCGACGTAGCGGCTGTCCGCGCCGCCGTCGACGAGGAAACGGCGCTCGTGGTCGGCGTCGCGGGATCGACCGAGTACGGCCGCGTCGATCCGATCGTAGTCCTCTCCGAGATCGCAGCCGATGCCGGCGCTATGTGCCACGTCGACGCCGCCTGGGGCGGATTCGTCCTGCCGTTTACCGACTACGAATGGCACTTCGACCACGCGGCGATCGATTCGATGACGATCGATCCCCACAAGATGGGACAGGCGGCCGTTCCGGCGGGCGGATTGCTCGTTCGTTCGTCCGACCTCCTAGACGAACTCGCCGTGGACACGCCGTATCTCGAGTCGACCGATCAGGCGACGCTCACCGGGACCCGATCGGGAGCAGGTGTCGCCAGTGCGGTTGCGGCGATGGACGAGTTGTGGCCCGACGGCTATCGCGGCCAGTACGTTCGCTCGCAGAACAACGCCGAGTGGCTCGCAGGTGCGCTAGAACAGCGCGGATACGCGGTGGTGGAACCGACACTGCCGCTGGTCGCCGCCGACATCCCGCAGTCGACGTTCGACGCCCTGCGCGCGGAGGGATGGCGTCTCTCCAGAGCAGCGACGGGCGAGGTTCGGATCGTCTGTATGCCCCACGTCACTCGAGAGATGCTCGCTTCGTTCGTCGACGATCTGGATCGTCTCGAGTCTCGGTCGAGTGCTCCCACGGCGGGTGACGACTGATCGAGATGGCGCTCGATCGAATCGACGGGATCGCGTTCGTCGGCTTCGTTCTGGTGGGCGTAGCGGCGACGGTCCTCGACGGGGCGCTCGCGGCTGCCGCACTGGCTGGCGTGTTGCTCTCGGTCGCGAGCTGGCGACTCTACGGCGGACGACCCTGGGAGGCGCTGGGCTGGCTCTCGTGGGTCGGTGCGGCGGTGACGCTCGTGATCGATCCCGGTGGGCTGACGTTTCTGGTCGCGTTCGGTGGCTTTGGACTCGTCGGGATCTGTCTCCTCGTCGGCGATCGACTCGGGTTCCTTCCGGACGTCTGGACCGTCGGAACAGCGACGAACTGAGCGCTCCAGGACGGTGAACAACGGTGGGATGACGGATAGACTGGCTGTCATCCGCAAACGAGCCCGAACGGATCGACGCTACAGATCAGCGAGCCACTCGCTGAAGGGGCCCGTCAGGAATTCGACGTAGTCGAGGACGCCGAGGGTGAGCGCGACGAACAGTGCCAGAACGACCGGGATACGCACCGCCCAGATCCAGGCGGTTCCGTACCCCCCGAGATCACCGATGCCACGCTCGAGTTCTTCGATCGCGAGCGTCGACAGGGACCACCCGACGAGGATCATCAACAAGAGCCCGCCGAGAACCAGCAGGATCTGGTCGGCAAAGAGGTCGAACAGATCGAGCAGGACGAGGTCGTACGCCGACGGGATGCCGAGCAGAAACATGGCGCCGCCGATACCGATCGCGGCCGTCATCCGGTCGACGTTTCGTTCGTCGATCGCGTAGGAGACGACGACTTCCATCAGGCTGATCGCACTCGAGAGCGCGGCGATGGCGACGGTGCCGAAGAACACCGCCCCGATCAGCCAGCCGAGGGTGAGATCCCCGAAGGCTGCCGCGAGCGAGACGAAGATCGCACCCGCGCCCGGATCGCCCGGATCGATGCCTGCGGTAAAGAGGATCGGGAAGACGATCAGTCCCGTGACGAACGCGATCATCGTGTCGAAGCCGATGACGATCGCGCCGTCCTCAGCGAGGTTTCGGTTCTCGTCGAGATAGGAGGCGTAGGTGATCATCACACCCATCCCGAGCGAGAGGGTGAAAAAGGCCTGCCCGGCCGCGGCGGGCAGGATACTCGTCCAGTTTGCCGCGATTACGTCCCACTCTGGCGCGAGGTAGTAAGCGTAGGCGTCGCTCGCCCCCTCGAGAGTGGCGGCGTATATCGCGAGTCCGATCGTGATGGCGATGATCGCCGGGACCATCACCTTGACCGCGAGCTCGATTCCGCGTTTGACCCCCAGCCCGACGATGAGTATCACCGCAGCCATGAAGACAGCGTGGAGGAAGATCGCGTCGAGACCGCTTGCGAACGTGACGAACTGGCCCTCAGCTTCGCCGGCATCTGCGAGGTAGCCGTCCTGAAGTCCGAGTATCGTATAGCGGATCGTCCAACCGGCGACGACGCTGTAGTACGAGAGGATGACGAACCCCGTTGCGACGAAGATCCAGCCGACGTAGCGCCACGCGCCCCCGCCGATCTCCTTCAACGCGCCGACCGGATTGCGTTCGGTGTGGCGACCCACGACGAACTCGACGAGCATCGCCGGGAAGCCGACCAGAACGATGAATAACAGATACATCAGCAGGAAGCCTGCACCACCCTCCTGTCCGACCTGAAACGGGAAGCGCCAGATGTTCCCGAGGCCCACCGCACTCCCGACGGCCGCCAGGATGAATCCGATACGAGTCGCCCACGTCTCCCGTGGCATGTTGACGGTGCTCATGACATCTTATGGCACGTTATTTTATAAAAGATTGTCGGGAGCGTTAAACAAGTCTCAGCGATCGAAAACCGGCGGGTTTTACGCCGCCCAGCGAAAGAGTACGGGTATGAGCACCGACGAGTTTCCGACGGACCGCCCCGCGGTCGTGACCTGCGGGTTGCCCTACGCCAACGGGGACCTCCACATCGGTCACCTCCGTGGCTACATCGGCGCGGACGCCTTTCGCCGCGCGCTCGAGACCCTCGGACAGGAGACCGCCTACGTCTGCGGCTCGGACATGCACGGCACGCCGGTCGCCGTCAACGCCGAGAAAGAAGGCGTCGCCCCCGAGGCGTTCGCACTCGAGTGGCACGAACAGTACGAGGAGACCTTTCCACAGTTCAACGTCGATTTCGACAACTACGGCCACACGCACGACGAGACCAACACCGACCTGACGAAAGAGATCGTCCGGACCCTGGACGAGAGGGGCTACGTCTACGAGAAGGAGATCCAGGTCGCCTACGATCCCGAGGCCGACCAGTATCTTCCCGACCGGTACGTCGAGGGGACCTGCCCCTACTGTGGCGAGAAAGCCCGCGGCGACGAGTGTGACGAGGGTTGTCAGCGTCACCTTGAGCCCGGCGAGGTCGAGGATCCGACGAGTACGATCACCGGAAACCCGGCCGAGTACCGGAACCGTTCACACAAGTTCTTCGAGGTCTCGGAGTTTTCGGACTACCTGAGCGAGTTCCTCGACGGCCTCGAGGGAACGTCGAATGCGCGCAATCAGCCCCGGCAGTGGATCGAAGACGGCCTACAGGACTGGTGTATCACGCGGGATATGGACTGGGGGATCGACTACCCCCACGGCGACGACGAGGACGGCGACGACCTCGTCCTCTACGTCTGGGTCGACGCCCCCATCGAGTACATCTCCTCGACGAAGCAGTACACGGAACGCGTCGGAGCCGACGAGTACGACTGGGAACGCGTCTGGACGGAAGACGGTGACATCGTCCACGTCATCGGTCGCGACATCATCCAGCACCACACGATCTTCTGGCCGGCGATGCTCGAGGGGGCCGGCTACAACGCGCCGCGAGCCGTCGCCGCAACCGGGTTCATCACCATCAACGGCAAGGGTCTCTCGACCAGCCGAAACCGGGCGATCTGGGCGAAGGAGTACCTCGAGGAGGGCTTCCATCCCGATCTCCTACGATACTATCTGACGACCACGGGCGGCCTCCAGCAGGACGTCGACTTCTCGTGGGACGCCTTCCAGGAGAAGGTCAACGGCGAACTCGTCGGTACGGTCGGCAACTTCTGGTACCGATCGTTGCTGTTTGCCTATCGAAATTACGAGGGAACGCCCGACGAAGACGCCTCCGAGGAAGTCAGCGAGCGGATCGAGGCCGCGATCGGTGACGTCCGCGAAAGCGTCAACGGGTACGATCTGCGCGGCGTCGGCCAGGCCGCAACCCGACTCGCACAGTTCGGCAACGAATACATCCAGCGCAACGAGCCCTGGAAGCTCACCGACGACGAGCCCGAGAAAGCGGCACAGGTCATTCGCGACTGCGTCCAGATCGCAAAGGCCGTCGCCGTTCTGCTCGAGCCGATCACCCCCGACAAGTCACAGGCGCTGTGGGGACAGATCGGCGAGGACGGCGAGGTAGCGAACGCCCACCTCGAGGACGCCCTCCAGTCACCGCCGCGCAACTTCGACGAACCCGGAGAGCTCTTCGAAAAGATCGAAGACGACCGCGTCGACGAACTCGGAGAGCAACTCGAAGCGCGAGTCGCCACCGCCTCGGACGACGAGGGAGAGGAAGCCGAAGGCGACGACACCCCGGCGGACGAACCCGACGATACGGCCGATTCGGGGTCGGAGACGGACGGCCTCGAGCCCCTGCTCGACGAGCGCATCGGCTTCGAAGACTTCCAGAACGTCGACATCCGCGTCGGCCGCATCGAAACCGCCGAGGGCATCGAAGGTGCGGACGACCTCGCGCGACTCGAGGTCGACATCGGCTTCGAGATCCGCCAGGTCGTCGCGGGGATCAAGCAACTGCACGATCTCGATGAGCTGCCGGGGACGAAGTGCGTGCTGCTCGCGAACATGGAGCCTGCGGAGCTGTTCGGCGTCGAATCGAACGGGATGATCCTCGCCGCCGGCGAGGAGGCGGACCTGCTGACGACCCACGACGACGCAGAGATTGGCGAGAAAGTTCGGTAGCGGACCCGCACGAATCTGCACGTTTATCCACGGTATTTCGACAGTCGGCGCGTCCCTGGCCTGCCGGGTTAGAACGGAACGCGAAGCAGGTTCCAGTACCACAGCAGCCAGCAGAAGCCGATCACGCTTGCGACGACGAGCGCGTAGTGGATCCTTGAGAGCCGACCCCAGTAGCCGTCGCGCCAGGAAACGACGGCGTATCCCGCCGACGCGGCGGCACCGCCGGCACCGAGCAGCCCCAGGAGCGAGACGAGTTCGTACGCGAACGGCGGGTCGCTCAACAGCGTGTGCGGGTACAGAACCAACAGTGTAACCACGCCGGCGACGAAGGCGAACAGAGAGGCGATCGAACCGCCGGCGATCCAGCGCGCACGCGCCGGCCCGGCGAACGACAGTCCGAGCGTGGATCGCGACTGGGGTTCGTCACCGACGGACGCTTCAGAAGCACTCGAGGCCGAATCGTCGTTCGATCCCAACTCCGGGCCGTCGCTCGGGTCTCCCCCGCCGAAGCGCCGCCAGCCCCACGACAGCGGCCAGGCGGCCAGCCCGGAGACCATTCCAAGCGCCGTCACGCCGGCGAGTCCGCCGTGCAACGAGAGCGACTCGTGGCGCGAGATCCGTTCGTACGCGTGAAAGCCGGTGAAGAGGTGAGTCAGCTCGCCGCCGTCGTCGCGAAACGCGAGCGTCCCGGTTCCGTCGACCTCGTCGAAGACGAGCGGCTCGCGTTCGATCCACCGGGTCGTCCCGCCGTCACTGTCGGTGACGAGGTATCCGTCGTCGTCGACCGAGACGTCG encodes the following:
- the mfnA gene encoding tyrosine decarboxylase MfnA; protein product: MQMEPQPFDRVLSSMCTEPHPVAREAAERFLATNPGDPGTYRTVSALEDDAIAILGEIAGLEEPAGYVASGGTEANVQAVRIARERADDRRPNVVIPDSGHFSFHKASDVLGVELRVVPTDDRHRADVAAVRAAVDEETALVVGVAGSTEYGRVDPIVVLSEIAADAGAMCHVDAAWGGFVLPFTDYEWHFDHAAIDSMTIDPHKMGQAAVPAGGLLVRSSDLLDELAVDTPYLESTDQATLTGTRSGAGVASAVAAMDELWPDGYRGQYVRSQNNAEWLAGALEQRGYAVVEPTLPLVAADIPQSTFDALRAEGWRLSRAATGEVRIVCMPHVTREMLASFVDDLDRLESRSSAPTAGDD
- the metG gene encoding methionine--tRNA ligase translates to MSTDEFPTDRPAVVTCGLPYANGDLHIGHLRGYIGADAFRRALETLGQETAYVCGSDMHGTPVAVNAEKEGVAPEAFALEWHEQYEETFPQFNVDFDNYGHTHDETNTDLTKEIVRTLDERGYVYEKEIQVAYDPEADQYLPDRYVEGTCPYCGEKARGDECDEGCQRHLEPGEVEDPTSTITGNPAEYRNRSHKFFEVSEFSDYLSEFLDGLEGTSNARNQPRQWIEDGLQDWCITRDMDWGIDYPHGDDEDGDDLVLYVWVDAPIEYISSTKQYTERVGADEYDWERVWTEDGDIVHVIGRDIIQHHTIFWPAMLEGAGYNAPRAVAATGFITINGKGLSTSRNRAIWAKEYLEEGFHPDLLRYYLTTTGGLQQDVDFSWDAFQEKVNGELVGTVGNFWYRSLLFAYRNYEGTPDEDASEEVSERIEAAIGDVRESVNGYDLRGVGQAATRLAQFGNEYIQRNEPWKLTDDEPEKAAQVIRDCVQIAKAVAVLLEPITPDKSQALWGQIGEDGEVANAHLEDALQSPPRNFDEPGELFEKIEDDRVDELGEQLEARVATASDDEGEEAEGDDTPADEPDDTADSGSETDGLEPLLDERIGFEDFQNVDIRVGRIETAEGIEGADDLARLEVDIGFEIRQVVAGIKQLHDLDELPGTKCVLLANMEPAELFGVESNGMILAAGEEADLLTTHDDAEIGEKVR
- a CDS encoding sodium-dependent transporter, with product MSTVNMPRETWATRIGFILAAVGSAVGLGNIWRFPFQVGQEGGAGFLLMYLLFIVLVGFPAMLVEFVVGRHTERNPVGALKEIGGGAWRYVGWIFVATGFVILSYYSVVAGWTIRYTILGLQDGYLADAGEAEGQFVTFASGLDAIFLHAVFMAAVILIVGLGVKRGIELAVKVMVPAIIAITIGLAIYAATLEGASDAYAYYLAPEWDVIAANWTSILPAAAGQAFFTLSLGMGVMITYASYLDENRNLAEDGAIVIGFDTMIAFVTGLIVFPILFTAGIDPGDPGAGAIFVSLAAAFGDLTLGWLIGAVFFGTVAIAALSSAISLMEVVVSYAIDERNVDRMTAAIGIGGAMFLLGIPSAYDLVLLDLFDLFADQILLVLGGLLLMILVGWSLSTLAIEELERGIGDLGGYGTAWIWAVRIPVVLALFVALTLGVLDYVEFLTGPFSEWLADL